The Microbacterium sp. Nx66 genome contains a region encoding:
- a CDS encoding ABC transporter substrate-binding protein yields MKFGKKTAFAALVAASALVFAGCAGGGDVIEEGSGGDTGSSDGEMYIAMVSKGFQHQFWQAVKKGAEEKAQELGVKITFEGPAAETEIAQQLEMLTAAIDKNPDAIAYAALDPEACVAPLEQAKSKDIPVVYFDAPCNGDVGLSLSATDSKVAGALAAEHMAELIGGEGEVAIVGHSQINSTGVERRDGFVEKIEADYPDIEIVDIQYGDGDHLKSADIAKTLIAAHPDLKGIYGTNEGSAIGVVNAVNELGLEKGKITIVGFDSGAAQINAIKDGTMAGAITQDPIGIGAQVVQAAYDAANGDDVEEFYDTGSYWYDKNNIDDDKIAAVLYE; encoded by the coding sequence ATGAAATTCGGCAAGAAGACCGCATTCGCGGCACTCGTGGCCGCATCCGCGCTCGTGTTCGCCGGCTGTGCCGGCGGCGGCGACGTGATCGAAGAGGGCTCGGGCGGCGACACCGGCAGCAGCGACGGCGAGATGTACATCGCCATGGTCTCGAAGGGCTTCCAGCACCAGTTCTGGCAGGCCGTCAAGAAGGGTGCGGAGGAGAAGGCCCAGGAGCTGGGTGTCAAGATCACCTTCGAGGGCCCGGCCGCCGAGACCGAGATCGCGCAGCAGCTCGAGATGCTGACCGCCGCGATCGACAAGAACCCGGACGCCATCGCCTACGCCGCCCTCGACCCCGAGGCGTGCGTCGCCCCGCTCGAGCAGGCGAAGTCGAAGGACATCCCCGTCGTCTACTTCGACGCCCCGTGCAACGGCGACGTCGGACTCAGCCTCTCCGCGACGGACAGCAAGGTCGCCGGCGCGCTGGCGGCCGAGCACATGGCCGAGCTGATCGGTGGCGAGGGCGAGGTCGCCATCGTCGGTCACTCGCAGATCAACTCGACGGGTGTCGAGCGTCGCGACGGCTTCGTCGAGAAGATCGAGGCGGACTACCCCGACATCGAGATCGTCGACATCCAGTACGGTGACGGCGACCACCTGAAGTCGGCCGACATCGCCAAGACGCTCATCGCGGCGCACCCCGACCTCAAGGGCATCTACGGCACTAACGAGGGCTCGGCCATCGGCGTCGTGAACGCCGTGAACGAGCTCGGCCTGGAGAAGGGCAAGATCACCATCGTCGGCTTCGACTCCGGTGCAGCCCAGATCAACGCCATCAAGGACGGCACCATGGCCGGCGCCATCACGCAGGACCCGATTGGCATCGGCGCCCAGGTCGTGCAGGCGGCCTACGACGCGGCCAACGGCGACGACGTCGAGGAGTTCTACGACACCGGTTCCTACTGGTACGACAAGAACAACATCGACGACGACAAGATCGCCGCGGTCCTCTACGAGTGA
- a CDS encoding ABC transporter permease: MSTPQQSGSSTTTIIQTAVNEDTDKRDVAGFLKRQFQQSLAFGTLIVLVIFFSIASPNFFTFSNIATVLLSTAVIGILALGTTFVIITGGIDLSIGTGMALCAVMTGVLITNLGLPVWVGVLGGIATGVLMGLVNGVNITFLRLPPFIATLAMMMIAGGLALVISNVAPIYFSTSAPDFKKIALGVLIPGIPNAVLITAALAIVAWLVLSKTLLGRYTFAIGSNEEATRLSGVNTRRWTILIYMFAGAFTGIAGIVIAARLDSAQPQIGTGYELQAIAAVIIGGTSLLGGRGSILGTVIGALIMSVLVNGLRIMSIQPEWQNIVVGVVVLLAVFLDSLRNRQRT, from the coding sequence ATGAGCACCCCACAGCAGTCCGGATCGTCGACGACGACGATCATCCAGACGGCCGTGAACGAGGACACCGACAAGCGCGACGTCGCCGGGTTCCTCAAGCGGCAGTTCCAGCAGTCGCTCGCGTTCGGCACCCTGATCGTCCTGGTCATCTTCTTCTCGATCGCCAGCCCGAACTTCTTCACCTTCAGCAACATCGCCACGGTGCTGCTGTCCACCGCGGTCATCGGCATCCTCGCCCTCGGCACGACGTTCGTCATCATCACCGGCGGCATCGATCTGTCGATCGGCACCGGCATGGCGCTCTGCGCCGTGATGACGGGTGTGCTCATCACCAACCTGGGCCTTCCCGTGTGGGTCGGCGTGCTCGGCGGCATCGCGACCGGTGTGCTCATGGGTCTGGTGAACGGCGTCAACATCACCTTCCTGCGGTTGCCGCCGTTCATCGCGACGCTGGCCATGATGATGATCGCCGGCGGCCTCGCCCTCGTCATCTCGAACGTCGCGCCGATCTACTTCTCGACCTCGGCTCCCGACTTCAAGAAGATCGCGCTCGGCGTGCTCATCCCCGGCATCCCGAATGCGGTGCTCATCACCGCGGCCCTCGCGATCGTCGCCTGGCTCGTGCTGTCGAAGACACTCCTCGGCCGGTACACGTTCGCGATCGGATCGAACGAGGAGGCCACGCGCCTCTCCGGCGTCAACACCCGCCGCTGGACGATCCTCATCTACATGTTCGCCGGCGCCTTCACCGGCATCGCCGGCATCGTGATCGCCGCCCGCCTCGACTCGGCCCAGCCGCAGATCGGCACGGGTTACGAGCTGCAGGCCATCGCGGCCGTGATCATCGGCGGCACCTCGCTGCTCGGCGGCCGCGGCTCGATCCTCGGCACCGTGATCGGTGCGCTCATCATGAGCGTCCTCGTCAACGGCCTCCGGATCATGTCGATCCAGCCGGAGTGGCAGAACATCGTCGTCGGCGTCGTCGTCCTGCTGGCCGTCTTCCTCGACTCGCTGCGCAACCGCCAGCGCACCTGA
- a CDS encoding sugar ABC transporter ATP-binding protein, giving the protein MSGPILRVEGISKGFPGVQALKDVHLEVRAGEVLVLVGENGAGKSTLMKILSGIYTKDEGTITFEGQEVELTSPLQAQELGITIIHQELNLMPDLTVAQNIYVGREPTTGPFLSERKLNRQTAELLQRLDIHLDPRQRVGELTVAEQQMVEIAKALSFNAKVLIMDEPTSALTDSEVETLFVLIEQLKARGTGIVYISHRMDELRRLADRVTVLRDGTYIGSLDKSEITIPTIIEMMVGRVIDEGTRPQAREHLNDPIVLDVQGLSTRKLLKDVSFQLHKGEILGFAGLMGAGRTETARAVIGADHRDGGTITIGGRTVRIAQPADAVKHGVGYLSEDRKLLGLMLEQDVTFNTVLASLGSYANGIGWMGDSKAKNRTKEYVQQLRVKTPSVNQVVKLLSGGNQQKVVIARWLMRDCDILIFDEPTRGIDVGAKEEIYRLMQQLADAGKSIIVISSELPEILRVANRIAVFANGRITGTLRNEEASQEKIMQLAAHGEED; this is encoded by the coding sequence ATGAGTGGACCCATCCTGAGGGTCGAGGGGATCAGCAAGGGATTCCCCGGTGTCCAGGCGCTGAAGGACGTGCATCTCGAGGTGCGCGCCGGCGAGGTGCTCGTCCTCGTGGGTGAGAACGGTGCCGGCAAGTCCACCCTGATGAAGATCCTCTCCGGGATCTACACCAAGGACGAGGGCACGATCACGTTCGAGGGGCAGGAGGTCGAGCTCACCAGCCCGCTGCAGGCGCAGGAGCTGGGGATCACGATCATCCACCAGGAGCTCAACCTGATGCCCGACCTCACGGTCGCGCAGAACATCTACGTCGGCCGCGAGCCCACGACGGGCCCGTTCTTGTCGGAGCGGAAGCTCAACCGGCAGACGGCCGAGCTGCTGCAGCGCCTGGACATCCACCTCGACCCCCGCCAGCGCGTGGGAGAGCTGACGGTGGCCGAGCAGCAGATGGTCGAGATCGCCAAGGCGCTGTCCTTCAACGCCAAGGTCCTCATCATGGACGAGCCGACGTCGGCCCTCACCGACAGCGAGGTCGAGACCCTCTTCGTCCTCATCGAGCAGCTCAAGGCGCGGGGCACCGGCATCGTCTACATCTCGCACCGCATGGACGAGTTGCGCCGCCTCGCCGACCGCGTGACCGTGCTCCGCGACGGCACATACATCGGATCACTCGACAAGTCCGAGATCACGATTCCGACGATCATCGAGATGATGGTCGGCCGCGTGATCGACGAGGGCACGCGTCCGCAGGCGCGGGAGCATCTCAACGACCCCATCGTGCTCGACGTGCAGGGGCTCTCCACGCGGAAGCTCCTCAAGGACGTGTCGTTCCAGCTGCACAAGGGCGAGATCCTCGGATTCGCCGGCCTCATGGGCGCCGGACGCACCGAGACCGCACGGGCCGTGATCGGCGCCGACCACCGCGACGGCGGCACGATCACGATCGGCGGGCGCACCGTCCGCATCGCGCAGCCCGCGGACGCGGTCAAGCACGGCGTCGGCTACCTCTCCGAGGATCGCAAGCTGCTCGGCCTCATGCTCGAGCAGGACGTGACCTTCAACACCGTGCTCGCGTCGCTCGGCTCCTACGCCAACGGCATCGGCTGGATGGGCGACAGCAAGGCGAAGAACCGCACCAAGGAATACGTCCAGCAGCTGCGGGTGAAGACCCCCTCGGTCAACCAGGTCGTCAAGCTCCTCTCCGGAGGGAACCAGCAGAAGGTCGTCATCGCCCGGTGGCTGATGCGCGACTGCGACATCCTCATCTTCGACGAGCCGACGCGAGGCATCGACGTCGGTGCGAAGGAGGAGATCTACCGCCTCATGCAGCAGCTCGCCGACGCGGGCAAGTCCATCATCGTCATCTCGTCGGAGCTCCCCGAGATCCTCCGGGTCGCGAACCGCATCGCCGTGTTCGCGAACGGCCGCATCACCGGGACGCTCCGCAACGAGGAAGCCAGCCAGGAGAAGATCATGCAACTCGCAGCCCACGGGGAGGAAGACTGA
- a CDS encoding sugar phosphate isomerase/epimerase family protein: MNIGCHGLVWTGTFDADGIRLAVEKTKQAGFDLIEFPLMDPFSFDVAAAKAALAEHGLAVSASLGLSDETDITSGDPAVVAAGEALLLRAVDVLAELGGTHFCGVIYSAMKKYMDPVTPEGLASSRRTIARVADHAAERGVSVSLEVVNRYETNVLNTARQALAYLAEVDRPNLGIHLDTYHMNIEESDMFAPVLDAAPALRYVHIGESHRGYLGTGTVDFDTFFKALGRIGYDGPIVFESFSSAVVAPDLSRMLGIWRNLWTDNDELGAHANAYIRDKLVAVDSIRLH, encoded by the coding sequence ATGAACATCGGCTGCCACGGACTCGTCTGGACGGGGACCTTCGACGCGGACGGCATCCGGCTCGCGGTCGAGAAGACGAAGCAGGCGGGCTTCGACCTCATCGAGTTCCCGCTGATGGATCCGTTCTCGTTCGACGTCGCCGCCGCGAAGGCCGCCCTCGCGGAGCATGGACTCGCGGTCAGCGCCTCGCTCGGGCTCTCCGACGAGACCGACATCACCAGCGGTGACCCCGCCGTGGTGGCCGCGGGCGAGGCGCTCCTGCTCCGCGCGGTCGACGTGCTCGCCGAGCTCGGCGGTACGCACTTCTGCGGGGTGATCTACAGCGCGATGAAGAAGTACATGGATCCGGTCACGCCCGAGGGTCTCGCCTCGAGCCGTCGGACCATCGCCCGAGTGGCCGACCACGCCGCCGAGCGGGGAGTCTCCGTCTCGCTCGAGGTCGTCAACCGCTACGAGACCAACGTGCTGAACACCGCGCGGCAGGCGCTGGCGTACCTCGCTGAGGTCGACCGTCCGAACCTCGGCATCCACCTGGACACGTACCACATGAACATCGAGGAGTCGGATATGTTCGCGCCGGTGCTCGATGCGGCCCCGGCCCTGCGGTACGTGCACATCGGCGAGAGCCACCGCGGCTATCTCGGCACCGGGACGGTCGACTTCGACACGTTCTTCAAGGCGCTCGGACGCATCGGCTACGACGGCCCCATCGTGTTCGAGTCGTTCTCCTCGGCCGTGGTCGCGCCTGACCTCAGCCGCATGCTCGGCATCTGGCGCAACCTCTGGACGGACAACGACGAACTCGGGGCGCACGCGAACGCCTACATCCGCGACAAGCTCGTGGCGGTCGACTCCATCCGCCTCCACTGA
- a CDS encoding LacI family DNA-binding transcriptional regulator, producing the protein MSASVKDVAALAGVSASTVSNYLNHPHVLGAASRERVRAAIAELGFVPNESARQLRAGSSKALALILLDAWLPYFNDLSRGVDDVAREGGWSLFFSDSARDVAREEQNIDMFEAHRVQGIIIYPRGDVVPRLEQLATRGIRSVVVGPIRDSPSVAAVTFDDRGGGRLAGEHLLSLGRRRILFLGAPTVSQSNDRLAGLRDAVAGTDVRVSVLDVEHLATEDGLRAGAGLVELPAEERPDAVFAANDGVALGVLTQLLRHGIRVPEEIALVGFDDVAAAHQGVVPLTSVRQPGYEIGRAAGAALLQLLADPTAPPPAPTPFPAELIVRESTVGR; encoded by the coding sequence ATGTCCGCGAGCGTGAAGGACGTCGCGGCTCTCGCGGGGGTCTCGGCATCGACCGTGTCGAACTACCTCAATCACCCGCACGTCCTCGGCGCCGCCAGCCGCGAGCGGGTGCGCGCCGCGATCGCCGAGCTCGGCTTCGTGCCGAACGAGTCGGCTCGCCAGCTCCGCGCGGGATCGAGCAAGGCCCTCGCCCTCATCCTCCTCGACGCCTGGCTGCCGTACTTCAACGACCTCTCCCGCGGCGTCGACGACGTGGCGCGGGAGGGCGGCTGGTCGCTCTTCTTCAGCGACAGCGCCCGCGACGTCGCCCGCGAGGAGCAGAACATCGACATGTTCGAGGCCCACCGGGTGCAGGGCATCATCATCTATCCGCGCGGCGATGTCGTGCCGCGGCTGGAGCAACTCGCGACCCGCGGGATCCGCTCGGTGGTCGTCGGCCCCATCCGGGATTCGCCCTCCGTCGCCGCGGTCACCTTCGACGACCGCGGCGGAGGACGGCTGGCCGGCGAGCACCTGCTGTCCCTCGGCCGACGCCGCATCCTCTTCCTCGGAGCCCCGACGGTCAGCCAATCGAACGACCGCCTCGCCGGCCTGCGCGATGCGGTGGCGGGCACGGACGTCCGCGTCTCCGTCCTCGACGTCGAGCATCTGGCGACCGAGGACGGCCTCCGCGCCGGGGCAGGCCTCGTCGAGCTCCCGGCGGAAGAGCGCCCGGACGCGGTCTTCGCCGCGAACGACGGGGTGGCCCTCGGGGTGCTGACACAGCTGCTCCGCCACGGCATCCGGGTGCCGGAGGAGATCGCCCTCGTCGGCTTCGACGACGTGGCCGCCGCACACCAGGGCGTGGTGCCGCTGACGAGCGTGCGGCAGCCCGGCTACGAGATCGGCCGCGCCGCCGGGGCCGCGCTGCTGCAACTCCTCGCCGATCCGACCGCTCCCCCGCCGGCGCCGACGCCGTTCCCGGCCGAGCTCATCGTGCGGGAGTCCACCGTCGGGCGGTGA
- a CDS encoding RbsD/FucU family protein, which translates to MLEGIHPLLTGELLLHLDRMGHSDAVVVADAHFPAWGLGARVVDLPGTTTPEVVAAIRSVLPLDDAPGIDLMTSADGDVLDVQRELMAAAGTELDTTRFVERFAYYEVAKEAYLMVRTGETRKYGNALLRKGVVGHPSA; encoded by the coding sequence GTGCTCGAAGGAATCCACCCGCTGCTGACCGGGGAGCTGCTGCTGCATCTCGACCGGATGGGGCACTCCGATGCCGTGGTCGTCGCCGACGCGCACTTCCCGGCGTGGGGACTGGGCGCACGGGTGGTCGACCTTCCCGGGACCACGACGCCGGAGGTCGTCGCGGCCATCCGCAGCGTGCTGCCGCTCGACGACGCGCCCGGCATCGACCTGATGACCTCGGCCGACGGCGATGTGCTGGATGTGCAACGCGAGCTCATGGCCGCGGCGGGTACGGAGCTCGACACCACGCGCTTCGTCGAGCGCTTCGCGTACTACGAGGTCGCGAAGGAGGCGTACCTGATGGTGCGCACGGGGGAGACGCGGAAGTACGGCAACGCACTGCTCCGGAAGGGCGTGGTCGGCCACCCCTCGGCCTGA
- a CDS encoding aldo/keto reductase, protein MSTPERLTVPTLGYGAANVGNLFRELSDDDAWAVLDAAWESGIRFYDTAPHYGLGLSERRLGAFLQTKPRDEYVLSTKVGRLLRPNPDHAGGLDTANDFHVPDDLRRVWDFSADGIRTSLEESRERLGVERIDLLYLHDPERHDLDLALAEALPALEQLRADGEVTAIGIGSMVSDALAASVRSADLDLVMVAGRYTLLEQPAAVDVLPACRETGTGIVAASVFNSGLLASNEPRRDGRYEYGQLPDELWDRLVRIAAVCADHDVPLPAAAIRFPLQSDVVRSVVVGGSRPAQLRQNAEYAALEIPSALWENLAAEGLIPAS, encoded by the coding sequence ATGTCCACGCCTGAGCGTCTGACCGTCCCGACCCTCGGCTACGGTGCCGCGAACGTCGGCAACCTCTTCCGTGAGCTGTCCGACGACGACGCGTGGGCGGTGCTGGACGCGGCGTGGGAGAGCGGCATCCGCTTCTACGACACCGCTCCGCACTACGGCCTCGGGCTGTCCGAGCGCCGCCTCGGAGCCTTCCTGCAGACCAAGCCCCGCGACGAGTACGTGCTCTCGACCAAGGTCGGCCGTCTGCTGCGCCCGAACCCGGACCACGCCGGCGGCCTCGACACCGCCAACGACTTCCACGTGCCGGACGATCTCCGGCGCGTGTGGGACTTCTCGGCGGACGGCATCCGGACGAGCCTGGAGGAGTCGCGCGAGCGCCTGGGCGTCGAGCGCATCGACCTCCTCTACCTGCACGACCCGGAGCGGCACGACCTCGACCTCGCGCTCGCCGAGGCCCTTCCCGCCCTGGAGCAGTTGCGCGCCGACGGTGAGGTGACCGCGATCGGCATCGGCTCGATGGTGTCGGACGCCCTCGCGGCATCGGTGCGTTCGGCCGACCTCGACCTCGTGATGGTGGCCGGTCGGTACACGCTGCTGGAGCAGCCCGCCGCGGTCGACGTGCTGCCCGCGTGCCGCGAGACCGGGACCGGGATCGTCGCGGCGTCGGTGTTCAACTCCGGCCTGCTCGCCTCGAACGAGCCGCGACGCGATGGCCGCTACGAGTACGGGCAGCTCCCCGACGAGCTGTGGGACCGCCTCGTGCGCATCGCCGCGGTGTGCGCCGATCACGATGTGCCCCTGCCGGCCGCGGCGATCCGGTTCCCGCTGCAGTCTGACGTGGTGCGCTCGGTGGTCGTCGGGGGCAGCCGTCCGGCGCAGCTCCGGCAGAACGCCGAGTACGCTGCCCTGGAGATCCCGTCGGCCCTGTGGGAGAACCTCGCGGCCGAGGGCCTCATCCCCGCCTCCTGA
- a CDS encoding L-fuconate dehydratase has translation MSRIVALDTTDIRFPTSLSLDGSDAMNPDPDYSAAYVIVRTDAADGIEGHAFVFTIGRGNDVQVAAIDALAGHLVGREIEPLLDDMGGTFREIIGDSQLRWLGPEKGVMHMAIGAVINALWDIKAKRAGLPLWQLLARMTPEELVDLVDFRYLTNALTREEALEILRTAEPGRAEREQQLLATGYPGYTTSPGWLGYSDEKLERLAREAMADGFTQIKLKVGADLDDDIRRFRKAREVCGPDFPIAIDANQRWEVSEAIEWVNALAEFHPAWIEEPTSPDDILGHAEIARGVAPIRVATGEHAQNRMIFKQLLQADAISVMQIDAVRVAGVNENIANLLLAAKFAVPVCPHAGGVGLCEAVQHLSMFDFVAVSGTREGRLIEFVDHLHEHFVVPTDIQGGSYMAPTAPGTGMEMKADSIAEYTWTGAHVHA, from the coding sequence GTGAGCCGTATCGTCGCCCTCGACACCACCGACATCCGCTTCCCCACGTCGCTGAGCCTCGACGGCTCCGACGCGATGAACCCGGACCCCGACTACTCCGCCGCGTACGTCATCGTCCGCACGGACGCCGCCGACGGCATCGAGGGGCACGCCTTCGTCTTCACGATCGGCCGCGGCAACGACGTGCAGGTCGCGGCCATCGACGCGCTCGCCGGACACCTCGTCGGGCGGGAGATCGAACCGCTGCTCGATGACATGGGCGGCACGTTCCGCGAGATCATCGGCGACTCGCAGCTCCGCTGGCTGGGGCCGGAGAAGGGCGTCATGCACATGGCCATCGGCGCCGTCATCAACGCGCTGTGGGACATCAAGGCCAAGCGCGCGGGCCTGCCGCTCTGGCAGCTCCTCGCCCGGATGACCCCGGAGGAGCTCGTCGACCTCGTCGACTTCCGCTACCTCACCAACGCCCTCACCCGCGAGGAGGCGCTGGAGATCCTGCGCACGGCGGAGCCCGGCCGGGCCGAGCGCGAGCAGCAGCTCCTCGCCACCGGCTACCCCGGCTACACGACCAGCCCCGGCTGGCTCGGCTACTCCGACGAGAAGCTCGAGCGCCTCGCCCGCGAGGCCATGGCCGACGGATTCACGCAGATCAAGCTCAAGGTCGGCGCCGACCTCGACGACGACATCCGCCGCTTCCGGAAGGCCCGGGAGGTGTGCGGCCCGGACTTCCCCATCGCGATCGACGCGAACCAGCGCTGGGAGGTCTCCGAGGCGATCGAGTGGGTGAACGCGCTCGCCGAGTTCCACCCCGCATGGATCGAGGAGCCCACCAGCCCCGACGACATCCTCGGGCACGCGGAGATCGCCCGCGGCGTCGCGCCCATCCGTGTCGCCACCGGTGAGCACGCGCAGAACCGGATGATCTTCAAGCAGCTCCTGCAGGCCGACGCGATCTCGGTCATGCAGATCGACGCCGTCCGCGTCGCGGGAGTGAACGAGAACATCGCCAACCTGCTGCTCGCGGCGAAGTTCGCCGTGCCGGTGTGTCCGCATGCCGGCGGCGTGGGGCTGTGCGAGGCCGTGCAGCACCTGTCGATGTTCGACTTCGTCGCCGTCTCCGGCACTCGCGAAGGCCGCCTGATCGAGTTCGTCGACCACCTGCACGAGCACTTCGTCGTGCCGACCGACATCCAGGGCGGCTCCTACATGGCTCCGACCGCGCCGGGTACGGGCATGGAGATGAAGGCCGACAGCATCGCGGAGTACACCTGGACGGGTGCGCATGTCCACGCCTGA
- a CDS encoding fumarylacetoacetate hydrolase family protein, which translates to MKFARLGTPGAEIPVLLEGDRYLDLRPVTSDVNGDFLAGDFVARVAAARDAGELPELPDAATMRIGAPIARPSAVICIGMNYAAHAAESGSEPPTIPIIFLKTPNTVVGPNDAVTIPRGSEKTDWEVELGIVIGARTAYLDSPEESMAHVAGFVAANDVSERDFQMAVSGGQWSKGKIAFGFNPTGPWLVTPDEVDHQALGLRSFVNGEPRQDSNTSDMIFTVEQIVHHLSQYVTLEPGDLILTGTPQGVALSGTYPYLAAGDVVEIEIDSLGRQRQDFIAWEAEK; encoded by the coding sequence ATGAAGTTCGCGCGGCTCGGCACCCCGGGGGCGGAGATCCCCGTCCTCCTGGAGGGTGACCGCTACCTCGACCTCCGCCCGGTGACATCCGATGTCAACGGCGACTTCCTTGCGGGAGACTTCGTCGCCCGCGTCGCCGCCGCCCGCGACGCCGGGGAGCTCCCCGAGCTGCCGGACGCCGCGACGATGCGCATCGGCGCCCCGATCGCCCGCCCGAGCGCGGTGATCTGCATCGGGATGAACTACGCCGCGCACGCCGCGGAGTCGGGGTCGGAGCCGCCGACCATCCCCATCATCTTCCTCAAGACGCCCAACACGGTCGTCGGCCCCAACGACGCGGTGACGATCCCGCGCGGGAGCGAGAAGACCGACTGGGAGGTCGAGCTCGGCATCGTCATCGGCGCCCGCACCGCCTACCTCGACTCCCCGGAGGAGTCGATGGCGCACGTGGCCGGCTTCGTCGCCGCGAACGACGTGTCGGAACGGGACTTCCAGATGGCGGTGTCCGGCGGGCAGTGGTCGAAGGGCAAGATCGCCTTCGGCTTCAATCCCACGGGTCCCTGGCTGGTCACCCCGGACGAGGTGGACCATCAGGCGCTCGGCCTCCGCAGCTTCGTGAACGGCGAGCCGCGGCAGGACTCGAACACGAGCGACATGATCTTCACGGTCGAGCAGATCGTGCACCACCTGTCGCAGTACGTGACGCTCGAGCCCGGTGACCTGATCCTCACCGGCACCCCGCAGGGCGTGGCCCTGTCCGGCACGTACCCCTACCTGGCGGCGGGCGACGTGGTGGAGATCGAGATCGACAGCCTCGGACGCCAGCGCCAGGACTTCATCGCATGGGAGGCAGAGAAGTGA
- a CDS encoding SDR family NAD(P)-dependent oxidoreductase yields the protein MGGREVTLRTQGTDAEGLVAIVTGGASGIGAAIADRLHADGVTVAVLDRDTTHADERFAAFTADVSDRASVDAAVAAVAERFGRIDIVVNNAGVGAQGDIAANDDDEWARVLSINVTGIARVTSAALPWLRKSPAAAVCNTASIASTTGLPQRALYSASKGAVSALTRAMAADHLREGIRVNAVNPGTADTPWVGRLLDSAADPAAERAALEARQPHGRLVSPDEVAAAVAYLVSPAAGSTTGTFIEVDGGMAQLRLRPE from the coding sequence ATGGGAGGCAGAGAAGTGACCCTTCGAACTCAGGGAACCGACGCGGAAGGCCTCGTGGCCATCGTCACCGGAGGAGCCTCCGGCATCGGCGCGGCGATCGCCGACCGTCTGCATGCGGATGGGGTCACCGTCGCGGTCCTCGATCGTGACACCACGCACGCCGACGAGCGGTTCGCCGCGTTCACCGCCGACGTCTCCGACCGCGCGAGCGTGGACGCCGCCGTCGCCGCCGTCGCCGAGCGCTTCGGCCGCATCGACATCGTCGTCAACAACGCCGGCGTCGGCGCACAGGGCGACATCGCCGCGAACGACGACGACGAGTGGGCGCGCGTCCTCTCCATCAACGTCACGGGCATCGCTCGGGTGACGTCGGCGGCACTGCCGTGGCTGCGGAAGTCCCCCGCCGCCGCCGTATGCAACACGGCCTCGATCGCCTCGACCACCGGGCTCCCGCAGCGGGCGCTGTACTCCGCGTCGAAGGGGGCCGTGTCGGCGCTGACTCGCGCGATGGCCGCCGATCATCTGCGCGAGGGCATCCGCGTCAATGCGGTCAACCCCGGCACGGCGGACACGCCGTGGGTCGGACGACTGCTCGACTCCGCGGCCGACCCCGCCGCCGAGCGGGCCGCGTTGGAGGCACGACAGCCCCACGGACGACTCGTGAGCCCCGACGAGGTCGCCGCCGCGGTGGCCTACCTCGTGAGTCCCGCCGCGGGCTCCACCACGGGCACCTTCATCGAGGTCGACGGGGGGATGGCGCAGCTCCGCCTCCGCCCCGAGTGA
- a CDS encoding amidohydrolase family protein, giving the protein MRILDSHLHLWDPEALGYTWLEGPLARRFGAVELEQARVERATDERAVFVQAETAEDDFLAEVRWVAGQAERLGVVGIVAGARLDRGTDTTVHLESLTAEPLVVGVRHLLQGEPDGMMLSSAFISGAREVAAHGWTFDACVRAAQLPDVARLSGAIPELRIVLDHLGKPEVGTASAPRTPSVEWERDLAELARHPGVFCKVSGLPAEAGGDWSLAQLEPFLDIAADVFGPERLMWGSDWPVSAVGPAVPDDPRASADGSPVYQPSARSRCADVVAAWATSRGIDHDALFHATATSFYSL; this is encoded by the coding sequence ATGCGCATCCTCGACTCGCACCTGCACCTGTGGGACCCGGAGGCCCTCGGGTACACGTGGCTCGAGGGACCGCTCGCGCGGCGCTTCGGTGCCGTCGAACTCGAGCAGGCGCGGGTGGAGCGGGCCACGGACGAGCGGGCCGTGTTCGTGCAGGCCGAGACCGCCGAGGACGACTTCCTCGCGGAGGTGCGGTGGGTGGCAGGGCAGGCGGAACGACTCGGGGTGGTCGGCATCGTCGCCGGCGCTCGGCTCGATCGCGGCACCGACACCACGGTGCACCTGGAGAGCCTCACCGCGGAGCCCCTCGTGGTCGGCGTGCGTCATCTGCTGCAGGGGGAGCCGGACGGCATGATGCTCTCGTCGGCCTTCATCTCCGGGGCCCGCGAGGTCGCGGCGCACGGGTGGACCTTCGACGCGTGCGTGCGTGCCGCGCAGCTCCCCGACGTCGCACGACTGTCCGGCGCGATCCCCGAGCTGCGGATCGTGCTCGATCACCTCGGCAAGCCGGAGGTCGGGACGGCTTCTGCTCCGCGCACGCCCTCTGTGGAGTGGGAGCGCGACCTCGCCGAGCTGGCGCGACACCCCGGGGTGTTCTGCAAGGTGTCCGGACTGCCCGCGGAGGCCGGAGGGGACTGGAGCCTCGCGCAGCTCGAACCCTTCCTCGACATCGCGGCCGACGTCTTCGGTCCCGAGCGCCTGATGTGGGGGAGCGACTGGCCCGTGTCGGCGGTCGGCCCCGCGGTGCCGGACGATCCCCGCGCTTCCGCCGACGGCTCTCCGGTGTATCAGCCGTCCGCCCGCAGCCGCTGCGCCGACGTTGTGGCGGCCTGGGCCACGTCCCGCGGCATCGATCACGACGCCCTCTTCCACGCCACCGCCACCTCCTTCTACTCCCTCTAG